The nucleotide sequence CCTTTGCCCCTTCCCATTCACATCCCATTCACTACCCGCTGAGTTCCCGTTCAGCAGGCGGGAACTCAGCGGGTAGTGAATGGGATGTGAATGGGAAGGGGCAAAGGACGAGTCAGCCAGCGAGGCAAGGGATTGTCCGGAAACGGGTTATGGCGTGCCTTTGGCGTTAAAAACAGATTGATAAAGCTCACCAATCCGGGCGGTAACAGCTTTATGGCCAAAGTTTTGGACACAATGTTCCCGGATGGCTTGAGGAGAATAGCTCGAAAAGTTGGCTCCCATTTTCAGCAGAGCTTCCGCGAGGGCGGCAGGATTCTGTTTGGGGACCAGAATGCCGCAGAGGTCGTTCACGAGGTCCCTGGGTCCTCCGCAGTTGGTTGCCACCACCGGTTTTCCACAAGCCAGCGCTTCAGCTATCACCAGGCTGAAGCTTTCGAAACGGCTTGGCATCACATAGAAGTCGCAAAGTTGATACTGCTCCAGGGATTGAGTTGGGCTAAGCCTTCCCAGCCAGATGATGTGGTCACGCAATCCCTCATCCTCGGCTTTTTGCCTTGCCCAGTTCAGCAGAGGGCCTGCCCCGCCCCAGAACAGGTGCCAGTCTTTCGTTTTCAAACTTAAAAGCTTCAGCGCCTGAAGCAGGTCGGCGGACCCTTTGCTCGTGCTGATATTGGACAGGGTGAACAGCCGCAGAGGGCCTTCCGGACGAGGATTTGCCGATGGAATGAAAAAATCCGTGTTGACCGGATTGGGGATCACCAGAGCTTCCAGCCCCGTTTTGGTTCTGATTTCCTGTTTTAGATGGCTGCTGACGGCCACAATTCTTTCAGCTGCTTTCAGCGGTTCAGTGATAAGGGGCGAAATGGCGCCGCGTTTAAGGAATTCGGGAAAGGGAAAGGGTCCGCTGTGCTCTGTTATAATGTAGGGAAGACCGTGCTTTTCCGCCAGCCGCATGGCCACAAATCCCGCGGGGAAAGTGACTTGGGCGTGGATGAGGTCCGGTTTTTCCGGTAGCTTGATCTTGGGAATCAGCGAATCGATGTTGCCTTTTGCCACAAAACTGGTCCAGCTTAGATGGGGAACGCGGATTTCCGTGAGTCGGGGCGCTATCTGGCTCAGTCCGCGGCGCTTAGGGATTAGCCTCGCCAGTTTTTTCAGGCTGGAGAGGGGACGCCTGACAGCCAGTTGAAACTCGTTTTGGCCCCAGTTCAAAAGAAAAATCTCGGCCACCTCAGCGTCCGCGATGGCTAAAGCCTGATCCAGAAAGAACTTGCCGGCCAGGGGGTCATCCCGGTAAGGCAGCCAGGAGGGTATAAAAAGGACTTTCACTGTTCTGCACCTGTGTGGACTGGCAAACCGGCAGGTTGCCCTGTTGCCACTGCGTCGATGAGTTTAGCCAGCTTGCGGGCTAGGTTTGGACGGGAAAACTGTGCTATGTAATCATGGTTCACTTTAAGTTCTCCAAGGGCGCGGTTTTCCCAGAGCCAATAGAGTTCCATCAGCCTTTCCGCGATGCCGGGAAGGTCCTGATGGTCGGCAATGTAGCCAATTCCGGCTTTGGTGAGCAGTTCCGCTGCCAAACCCGCCGGCGGAACGATGGCAAGCACCGGTTTGCCCGTCCTGAGATAATCGAAGATTTTTCCCGTTAGCACAGATTCTGTGTTCTTTCCCGATGGGATGTAGAGAAGGAGGGCCGTGGCGCGCAACAGTTCCTGCAGGCTGTCCCGGTAACCGAGGAAGGGATGAAGGTTCACGATCCTCTCCAGAACAGGATTTGAGGCGAACCTATCCAGCACGAAGGAGCGGGTGTTTCTACCATAGATATCCACCCGGAACTTGTTTGGGTCCAGCTTTTTGGCTTCGACCAGGCTCAAAATTGCCTGCCAGAGGGGGCTTGGCTGGCGGCGGTCGTAAAAACTGCCGCAATAGACAAGGCGAAAGACATTGGCATCGGTTGAAGCAGTGAGCCCCTCGAAATCGCTGTCGTCAAAACCGTTGGGGATGATGGCCGAGGGTTTGTTTTCCAGAAAGGGGTAGCTGCGGCAGAAGTTGTCCCGCATCAACTGGCTCAGGTAGGAGATTCCGCCGGCGGCTGATAGAACGCGCGATTCCATCACCAGTTCACGGCTTTGGGTGGTGGCTGGGAAATCAATGTTGATGCGTTCCGGATTGTTGGTCCATTCGTCGCGGAAATCGCAGATGAAAGGTATGCGGTGGCGGCATTTCAGCAGCAGCCCCAAAGACAGGGAGGAAGGCGGTCCGGAGGAGATCACGGCCACGCTGATCTGAGGATCGCGGCGGACGATTCGGTGTAAAATCCTTTTCGCAAAAGGCAGCCACAGAACCTCGTGATCGGGGATGAGAACCTTATGCTGGATGAAGCGGACTAGGGAGTTGAGTTTCAGCCCCCACAGCAGCTTGAAAAGCCAGGTGGCGTCTGGGCAAAAAGCTCTCCAGACCTTCACACCAGCAGGTATCTCTTTCAGCAGGGATGGGTCTTTGGGAAAGCGGATGAGGGCTGGCCGCACTGTTAGCACCTGCACCTGATAACCAAGCTGGGCCAGGTATTTGACGTTTTTAAGGCTGCGCATTGCAGCCGGGCCGCCCAGGGGTGGGAAATAATAGGCGATGTAAAGAATGTGCCGGGAAGCTGTTGTCATGGCGTTCAAACTCCCTCGGAGCCTTTATTCAGGCTGGATGGGGCCGCATACATGTCCATCAGCGTGCCTTCACAAAACGGGATTTGAACTGGGCCCAGAGTTTTTGCGCATATTCAATGTCATAGGGCAAGATGGCGTTGCTGAGTTTTCCCAAAACAACAAACGTGGCCAGATACACAAATAGCGCGACAAACTGAAAAGCCCAACCTCTGCCAAAAATCCAGAACACAACGTATGCCGGCAGGGCCGAGATGCCTGCCACCAGCAAGGTTTTCAGCAGGGCTTTGAGCGGGAAAAGCTCTGTCAGGTCAAGCCCCAGCTTGTGCCGCATCCAATACAGATAGAGGGCCACGGAAAGCCAGGTGACTATCACGGTGGCGATTACGGCTCCCATCATCCCGATCAGCCGCACCAAAACAAGGTTCAGCACCAGGTTCAGTCCTAGTGTGACAAGTGAATTAATCATTATATAGCGGGTT is from Candidatus Cloacimonadota bacterium and encodes:
- a CDS encoding glycosyltransferase family 4 protein, whose translation is MTTASRHILYIAYYFPPLGGPAAMRSLKNVKYLAQLGYQVQVLTVRPALIRFPKDPSLLKEIPAGVKVWRAFCPDATWLFKLLWGLKLNSLVRFIQHKVLIPDHEVLWLPFAKRILHRIVRRDPQISVAVISSGPPSSLSLGLLLKCRHRIPFICDFRDEWTNNPERINIDFPATTQSRELVMESRVLSAAGGISYLSQLMRDNFCRSYPFLENKPSAIIPNGFDDSDFEGLTASTDANVFRLVYCGSFYDRRQPSPLWQAILSLVEAKKLDPNKFRVDIYGRNTRSFVLDRFASNPVLERIVNLHPFLGYRDSLQELLRATALLLYIPSGKNTESVLTGKIFDYLRTGKPVLAIVPPAGLAAELLTKAGIGYIADHQDLPGIAERLMELYWLWENRALGELKVNHDYIAQFSRPNLARKLAKLIDAVATGQPAGLPVHTGAEQ
- a CDS encoding glycosyltransferase family 4 protein, yielding MKVLFIPSWLPYRDDPLAGKFFLDQALAIADAEVAEIFLLNWGQNEFQLAVRRPLSSLKKLARLIPKRRGLSQIAPRLTEIRVPHLSWTSFVAKGNIDSLIPKIKLPEKPDLIHAQVTFPAGFVAMRLAEKHGLPYIITEHSGPFPFPEFLKRGAISPLITEPLKAAERIVAVSSHLKQEIRTKTGLEALVIPNPVNTDFFIPSANPRPEGPLRLFTLSNISTSKGSADLLQALKLLSLKTKDWHLFWGGAGPLLNWARQKAEDEGLRDHIIWLGRLSPTQSLEQYQLCDFYVMPSRFESFSLVIAEALACGKPVVATNCGGPRDLVNDLCGILVPKQNPAALAEALLKMGANFSSYSPQAIREHCVQNFGHKAVTARIGELYQSVFNAKGTP